From one Bacillus sp. FJAT-42376 genomic stretch:
- a CDS encoding chemotaxis protein CheA: MEMSQYLEIFIEESKEHLQACNEKLLELEKNPDDLAIVNDIFRSAHTLKGMSATMGYEDLANLTHQMENVLDAIRNGKNSVTPALLDCVFAAVDLLEEMVYSIADGGDGKKDVEHVVSRLKAIEDGEEPSMEDKSGPSTGVDNKLGSYDDFQKTVILQSEEQGYHAFELTITLREGCMLKAVRAFMVFEILDQAGEIVKSVPSVDQLEEEKFDHEFSVAIVTKMTKEELENRILKVSEIDKAVALPIQLEKLAAEEEITNSRAQAAPAAEAVPVSAPEPGQKQKTGSKTIRVNIERLDILMNLFEELVIDRGRLETISKDLKNSELQETVERMTRISGDLQTIILNMRMVPIDTVFNRFPRMVRQLAKDLNKKIDLRITGAETELDRTVIDEIGDPLVHLIRNSMDHGIESPEARAAKGKPETGIVELKAYHSGNHVFIEVSDDGAGINREKVLKRAIDRGIVAEQNAAELTVRQINELIFAPGFSTADQISDISGRGVGLDVVKSAIESLGGSVTVDSEEGTGSVFSVQLPLTLSIISVLLVELEKEKYAIPISSVIETAVIRKDDIMHAHNQKVIDFRGKIVPLVYLNQIFDVPCEEEEDPEYLSMVVVKKGERLAGLVVNSFIGQLEVVLKPLGSYLNGVFAISGATILGDGEVALIIDCNALIK, translated from the coding sequence ATCGTAAATGATATTTTCCGCTCTGCCCATACCTTAAAAGGGATGAGTGCAACAATGGGGTATGAGGACCTGGCGAATTTGACTCATCAAATGGAAAATGTGCTTGATGCCATCCGGAACGGAAAGAATTCAGTGACTCCAGCTCTGCTTGATTGTGTTTTTGCAGCGGTGGATTTACTGGAAGAAATGGTTTATTCAATAGCGGATGGCGGGGACGGAAAAAAAGATGTGGAACATGTTGTCAGCCGTTTAAAAGCAATTGAAGACGGGGAAGAGCCTTCAATGGAAGATAAGAGTGGACCCTCCACTGGTGTGGATAACAAGCTCGGAAGCTATGATGATTTTCAAAAGACGGTGATCCTGCAATCGGAAGAACAGGGATACCACGCATTTGAATTGACGATTACACTCAGAGAAGGCTGTATGCTGAAAGCTGTCCGGGCTTTTATGGTATTTGAAATTCTGGATCAGGCCGGCGAAATTGTAAAAAGCGTTCCGTCTGTCGATCAGCTGGAAGAAGAAAAATTCGATCATGAATTTTCGGTCGCCATTGTCACAAAAATGACGAAAGAAGAATTAGAAAATCGTATTTTGAAAGTATCTGAGATTGATAAGGCAGTCGCTCTGCCAATTCAGCTGGAAAAACTTGCAGCAGAAGAAGAGATCACCAATAGCCGTGCACAAGCTGCTCCGGCAGCTGAAGCTGTCCCGGTTTCCGCGCCTGAGCCAGGCCAAAAGCAAAAAACAGGTTCCAAAACGATTCGTGTAAACATTGAACGACTCGATATCCTCATGAATTTGTTTGAAGAATTGGTCATCGACAGGGGCAGGCTGGAGACGATTTCCAAAGACTTGAAAAACTCGGAACTTCAGGAAACCGTTGAACGGATGACAAGAATTTCGGGTGATTTGCAGACCATCATTTTAAATATGCGGATGGTGCCGATTGATACAGTATTTAACCGCTTTCCGCGTATGGTCCGCCAGCTTGCTAAAGATCTGAATAAGAAGATCGACCTCCGCATAACTGGGGCTGAGACGGAGCTAGACAGAACGGTAATTGATGAGATTGGCGATCCTCTCGTTCATTTAATACGGAATTCGATGGATCACGGGATTGAATCCCCGGAAGCAAGAGCAGCAAAGGGAAAGCCGGAGACTGGAATTGTAGAACTTAAAGCGTATCACAGCGGCAACCATGTCTTTATTGAAGTATCAGATGACGGGGCAGGCATTAACAGAGAAAAAGTCCTGAAGAGAGCGATTGACCGGGGAATTGTCGCGGAGCAAAATGCGGCCGAGCTGACAGTCCGGCAAATTAATGAATTGATCTTCGCTCCTGGGTTTTCAACAGCTGACCAGATATCGGATATTTCCGGCAGAGGGGTCGGTCTGGATGTCGTAAAAAGCGCAATCGAGTCACTAGGCGGATCCGTAACCGTTGACTCCGAAGAAGGGACAGGTTCTGTCTTTTCTGTGCAGCTTCCTCTAACCTTAAGTATTATTTCTGTCCTTCTCGTAGAGCTGGAAAAGGAAAAATATGCGATCCCGATCTCTTCGGTAATCGAAACAGCTGTGATACGGAAGGATGACATTATGCATGCGCATAATCAGAAGGTCATTGATTTCAGAGGGAAAATTGTCCCTCTTGTGTATTTGAATCAAATTTTTGATGTTCCTTGTGAAGAAGAGGAAGATCCGGAATACCTTTCAATGGTGGTTGTGAAAAAAGGGGAAAGGCTTGCGGGGCTAGTAGTCAATTCCTTTATTGGGCAGCTTGAAGTCGTTTTGAAGCCGCTTGGAAGCTATTTGAATGGAGTATTCGCTATTTCGGGAGCCACCATTCTTGGCGATGGAGAAGTAGCCTTAATTATCGATTGCAATGCGCTTATTAAATAA
- a CDS encoding chemotaxis protein CheW, with product MMQMNELLEKKIIIFRLGEEEFGVPVEQVKSIEKVQSITRVPGTAPYITGVLNLRGVITPVIDLRARFELGAYEKTEYTRMIVVSVNEIEAGLIADAANDVMDIHSDQIEPSPEVAGIIKTDYISGVVKLNKRLIIMLDLEEVLMSASGLADPAFGA from the coding sequence ATGATGCAAATGAATGAGCTTTTAGAGAAGAAAATTATCATCTTCCGGCTTGGAGAAGAAGAATTTGGAGTTCCGGTCGAACAAGTTAAATCCATTGAAAAAGTCCAATCTATTACCCGTGTACCCGGAACAGCTCCTTATATTACCGGCGTTCTTAATTTACGCGGTGTGATCACACCTGTTATTGATTTGAGGGCAAGATTTGAACTCGGAGCGTACGAAAAAACAGAATATACAAGAATGATCGTCGTATCAGTAAACGAGATTGAAGCAGGCCTCATTGCAGATGCTGCCAATGATGTAATGGATATACACTCCGATCAAATCGAACCATCTCCTGAAGTTGCAGGAATCATTAAAACCGATTACATCAGCGGGGTCGTAAAGCTTAACAAACGGCTGATTATTATGCTGGATTTAGAAGAAGTCCTGATGTCAGCCTCTGGTCTGGCGGATCCCGCGTTCGGAGCGTGA